A single region of the Pseudomonas solani genome encodes:
- the glnE gene encoding bifunctional [glutamate--ammonia ligase]-adenylyl-L-tyrosine phosphorylase/[glutamate--ammonia-ligase] adenylyltransferase, translated as MSLPPLVALPPQLQSLADRARQAFTSAGEGLPESPRRVFEGWPDERQQAFQRVCAASDFVAEQAQRDPAMLMQLAESGELECTLKSNELCTQLDSVLAECESEDELARRLRRFRNRQQVRIIWRDLTRQADLAETCRDLSDLADACIDRAYHWLYERHCAQFGTPTGRRSGLPQHMVILGMGKLGAHELNLSSDIDLIFGYPEGGETEGAKRALDNQEFFIRLGQKLIKALDAITVDGFVFRVDMRLRPYGSSGGLVLSFNALEQYYQDQGRDWERYAMIKARVVGGDQQAGAQLLEMLRPFVYRRYLDFSAIEALRSMKQLIQQEVRRKGMTENVKLGSGGIREVEFIAQAFQLIHGGRDLSLQQRPLLKVLATLEGQGYLPPAVVAELRDGYAFLRYTEHALQAIADRQTQMLPDNDLDRARVAFIMGFDDWAAFHERLMYWRGRVEWHFHQVIADPDEEEDAGPQDACIGGEWLPLWEDALDEESACRQLSESGFLDPLAAMKRLIDLRNGPQLRAMQRLGRERMDAFIPRLLTMASEHANPDLVLERVLPLVEKVARRSAYLVLLSENPGALERLITLCAASPWIAEQIARYPLLLDELLNEGRLYHPPLAPELAAELRERLTRIPEDDLEQQMEALRHFKLAHSLRVAASEIAGTLPLMKVSDYLTWLAEAILDQVLALAWRHTVARHGVPHRADGSDCDPDFIIVGYGKVGGLEFGHGSDLDLVFIHDGDPQAETDGEKPIDGAQFFTRLGQRIIHLLTTQTTSGSLYEVDMRLRPSGAAGLLVSSLGAFQRYQENEAWTWEHQALVRARVLVGCKRVATAFEAVRLAVLGRERELDTLRQEVSEMRAKMRTTLGTRETAAGTAANAFETTAPFDLKQDAGGIVDIEFMVQYAALAWSRQHPELVRYTDNIRILDGLEQVGLLSGEAVSLLQEAYKAYRSAAHRQALQKQPGVVSGDQFHAERHGVMRIWRELGLS; from the coding sequence ATGAGCCTGCCCCCGCTTGTCGCCCTTCCCCCGCAATTGCAATCGCTCGCCGACCGTGCGCGCCAGGCTTTCACCTCCGCTGGGGAGGGCCTGCCGGAATCTCCGCGGCGGGTGTTCGAGGGCTGGCCCGACGAACGGCAGCAGGCATTCCAGCGGGTGTGCGCGGCCAGTGACTTCGTGGCCGAGCAGGCGCAGCGCGATCCGGCGATGCTCATGCAGCTGGCGGAATCGGGCGAGCTGGAATGTACACTTAAATCCAATGAATTGTGTACACAATTGGATTCAGTTCTTGCTGAGTGCGAGAGTGAAGATGAGCTGGCGCGCCGCCTGAGGCGCTTTCGCAACCGCCAGCAGGTGCGCATCATCTGGCGCGACCTGACCCGCCAGGCGGACCTCGCGGAAACCTGCCGCGACCTTTCCGATCTTGCCGACGCTTGCATCGACCGCGCCTACCACTGGCTCTACGAGCGCCATTGCGCGCAGTTCGGCACCCCCACCGGGCGCCGTTCCGGGCTGCCGCAGCACATGGTCATCCTCGGCATGGGCAAGCTGGGCGCCCACGAACTGAACCTGTCCTCGGACATCGACCTGATCTTCGGCTACCCGGAAGGCGGCGAGACCGAGGGTGCCAAGCGCGCCCTGGACAACCAGGAGTTCTTCATCCGTCTCGGCCAGAAGCTGATCAAGGCGCTGGACGCCATCACCGTCGACGGCTTCGTCTTCCGCGTCGACATGCGCCTGCGCCCCTACGGCTCGTCCGGCGGGCTGGTGCTCAGCTTCAATGCGCTGGAGCAGTACTACCAGGACCAGGGGCGCGACTGGGAACGCTACGCGATGATCAAGGCGCGGGTGGTCGGCGGTGACCAGCAGGCCGGCGCGCAGTTGCTGGAGATGCTGCGGCCCTTCGTCTACCGTCGCTACCTGGACTTCTCCGCGATCGAAGCGCTGCGCTCGATGAAGCAGCTGATCCAGCAGGAGGTGCGCCGGAAGGGCATGACCGAGAACGTCAAGCTTGGCTCCGGGGGCATCCGCGAGGTGGAGTTCATCGCCCAGGCCTTCCAGCTCATTCACGGCGGGCGCGACCTGAGCCTGCAGCAACGCCCGCTGCTCAAGGTGCTGGCCACCCTGGAAGGGCAGGGCTACCTGCCGCCGGCCGTGGTGGCCGAGCTGCGCGATGGCTATGCCTTCCTGCGCTACACCGAACACGCCCTGCAGGCCATTGCCGACCGGCAGACGCAGATGCTGCCGGACAACGACCTGGATCGTGCTCGCGTCGCCTTCATCATGGGCTTCGATGACTGGGCGGCCTTCCATGAGCGATTGATGTACTGGCGCGGCCGTGTCGAGTGGCACTTCCACCAGGTCATCGCCGACCCGGACGAAGAGGAGGACGCCGGCCCGCAGGACGCCTGCATCGGCGGCGAGTGGCTGCCGCTGTGGGAAGACGCCTTGGATGAAGAGAGCGCCTGCCGGCAACTGAGCGAATCCGGCTTCCTCGACCCGCTGGCGGCCATGAAGCGCCTGATCGACCTGCGTAACGGCCCGCAGCTGCGTGCCATGCAGCGCCTCGGTCGCGAGCGTATGGACGCCTTCATTCCGCGCCTGCTGACCATGGCCAGCGAACACGCCAACCCTGATCTGGTGCTGGAGCGCGTGCTGCCACTGGTGGAGAAAGTGGCCCGGCGCTCGGCCTACCTGGTGCTGCTCAGCGAGAACCCTGGTGCCCTGGAGCGCCTGATCACCCTCTGCGCCGCCAGCCCCTGGATCGCCGAGCAGATCGCCCGCTACCCGCTGCTGCTGGACGAGTTGCTCAACGAAGGCCGCCTCTACCACCCGCCGCTAGCGCCCGAGCTGGCGGCCGAACTGCGCGAGCGGCTGACCCGTATCCCCGAGGACGACCTTGAGCAGCAGATGGAGGCCCTGCGCCACTTCAAGCTGGCCCACAGCCTGCGGGTGGCGGCTTCCGAAATCGCCGGCACCCTGCCGCTGATGAAGGTCAGCGACTACCTGACCTGGCTGGCCGAGGCCATTCTCGACCAGGTGCTGGCCCTGGCCTGGCGCCATACCGTGGCCCGCCATGGGGTGCCGCACCGTGCCGATGGCAGCGACTGCGACCCGGACTTCATCATCGTCGGCTACGGCAAGGTCGGCGGCCTGGAGTTCGGCCACGGTTCCGACCTCGACCTGGTGTTCATCCACGATGGCGACCCCCAGGCCGAAACCGATGGCGAGAAGCCCATAGACGGCGCCCAGTTCTTCACCCGCCTGGGCCAGCGCATCATCCACCTGCTCACCACCCAGACCACCTCCGGCTCGCTCTACGAGGTGGACATGCGCCTGCGCCCCTCGGGCGCGGCGGGCCTGCTGGTGAGCTCCCTGGGCGCCTTCCAGCGCTACCAGGAGAACGAGGCCTGGACCTGGGAGCACCAGGCGCTGGTGCGTGCCCGCGTGCTGGTGGGCTGCAAGCGCGTGGCGACGGCCTTCGAGGCGGTGCGCCTGGCGGTGCTCGGCCGCGAGCGCGAGCTGGACACCCTGCGCCAGGAGGTCAGCGAGATGCGGGCGAAGATGCGCACCACCCTGGGAACGCGCGAGACCGCGGCGGGAACCGCTGCGAACGCCTTCGAAACCACCGCTCCCTTCGATCTGAAGCAGGACGCCGGCGGTATCGTCGATATCGAATTTATGGTGCAATATGCGGCCCTTGCCTGGTCGCGACAGCACCCGGAGCTGGTGCGCTACACCGATAACATCCGCATTCTCGACGGCCTCGAGCAGGTCGGGTTGCTGTCCGGTGAAGCGGTCAGCCTGCTGCAGGAGGCTTACAAGGCCTATCGCTCCGCCGCCCACCGGCAGGCGTTGCAGAAGCAGCCGGGCGTAGTGAGTGGTGACCAGTTCCACGCGGAGCGCCATGGCGTGATGCGGATCTGGCGTGAGTTGGGCTTGAGCTAG